The following coding sequences lie in one Alloacidobacterium dinghuense genomic window:
- a CDS encoding TonB-dependent receptor: MTRISKALACGLGAVLFSFLPLTSQAQAIYGSIYGTVTDNTGAVVPNATVTVTDEAKGTAQDVVTNAAGEYSVQHLIPDVYDVKVVVAGFQTAETKGIQVFADSSPKADIQLVVGAAATTVTVSADAIPILKTDKADVATEFTSQDISSVPLPNRNFTAIQLLLPGAQQLNWAHAADENPQASLQIQVDGQAFGGVAYQLDGTDNQDPILGIIVINPPLDAMAETKITTQNFDAEFGKAVSSVIVASTKSGSNSFHGGAFDYRESNANLARDPWTQFPGTIFPGGLKNQFGGFIGGPVIKDKIFFFGDYQGVRQRVGTPATATVPSAYLKSTCLGQATSPSGIAGCDFSEYANYRSDAVGPNKQLIYHNVNGTQVPYPSNVIPTADLSPQALNLLQLLPTPNTTGIAGLANNYSSSGTGIFNNNQWDERVDWQATQKTHVFERFSRFTSTLTGTTLFGAAGGPGFGINGYGGNSTGADDSLAAGFDMAINASLLTDFRVGYYRYNVIDVMYDQTIAFASQLGIPNMNLGTPDTDGAPYFNIADLTITGANGPNNPTNGGAQYGSGLNLNRCNCPLTEREDQYQIVNNWTKIIGNHSVKFGADLRYARNLRVPSDQSRVGILNIGSGPTSNGNGSGGLGMATFLLGDVTLLQRYVSSSTNAKEFQKRLFFYGQDTWHPSPKLTVNLGLRYEFYFPEVVNGAGNGALMNLNDGFIRVAGVGGIGTNMNWSLPSNAWNPRIGVAYQLDDKTVIRSGYGRSFDIGVFGSIFGHVVTQNLPVLAKQAFGNNSSTAAAFTLAQGPPLNVFPTVPSNGLLPAPNYNVSVNARPDGLRLPTLDAWNLSVQRSITPTLSVTMAYVGNKGTHTLAGGDGNNTNPNEPGIFLPGAQSINGQTLHYDPSVPGNTISANNGVSQTQLLQRYYGGTLPACQNAGYIAGILQYQAQNPKAFPSTIVPGQCGWTQSIGYYSDNLDTHFNALQATMAKQFTKGLSFTVNYAWQRGFNYNSGYSSWEKSAVYGRDEAIRENQVVGFGVWQLPFGKKGMVATNVPTWADYIIGGWQFSPTINWATGLPFTLGYAECNTAVPGGGAPCYPNGSGSFLKTNLSSFDPVAHQRTYFIGTKTPLTQASFQGFSAPALDNIGTAGRDSVYGPHVFTADMSLQKTIPIWESVSAQFRLDAYNVFNHMNAGNPGQTNIDGGNGTISQGPFINGYSNPRQLQLGFRVEF; encoded by the coding sequence ATGACACGCATAAGCAAGGCGCTTGCCTGCGGGTTGGGTGCTGTTCTCTTCTCTTTCCTTCCGCTCACATCTCAAGCACAAGCAATCTACGGATCAATCTACGGAACGGTAACCGACAACACCGGCGCAGTCGTTCCCAATGCGACCGTTACAGTTACTGACGAGGCAAAAGGCACCGCCCAGGACGTCGTAACCAACGCCGCTGGTGAATACTCTGTCCAGCACCTGATACCCGATGTTTACGACGTGAAAGTGGTCGTGGCCGGCTTTCAAACCGCCGAGACCAAGGGAATTCAGGTTTTCGCCGACAGCTCTCCAAAAGCTGACATCCAACTGGTTGTCGGGGCCGCAGCCACGACAGTCACCGTCAGCGCCGATGCCATTCCCATCCTGAAGACGGATAAGGCCGACGTGGCCACGGAATTTACGTCGCAGGACATCAGCAGCGTGCCGCTTCCGAATCGCAACTTCACCGCGATTCAATTGCTGCTTCCCGGAGCGCAGCAATTGAACTGGGCACACGCTGCGGACGAGAACCCGCAAGCGAGCTTGCAGATTCAGGTCGACGGCCAGGCATTCGGCGGCGTCGCCTATCAGCTCGACGGCACCGACAACCAGGACCCGATCCTGGGAATCATCGTCATTAACCCGCCACTCGATGCAATGGCCGAAACGAAAATTACAACGCAGAATTTCGACGCCGAATTCGGCAAGGCAGTTTCGTCCGTCATCGTCGCCAGCACCAAGTCTGGTTCCAACAGCTTCCACGGCGGCGCTTTCGACTATCGCGAAAGCAATGCGAACCTGGCGCGCGACCCCTGGACTCAATTCCCTGGCACGATCTTTCCTGGCGGACTGAAAAACCAGTTCGGTGGTTTCATCGGCGGTCCCGTCATTAAGGACAAGATCTTCTTCTTCGGCGACTACCAGGGCGTGCGGCAAAGAGTTGGCACTCCGGCAACCGCAACTGTCCCGTCTGCATACTTGAAGTCAACCTGCCTCGGACAGGCTACCTCGCCTAGCGGTATTGCCGGCTGCGATTTCAGCGAGTATGCCAACTATCGCTCAGATGCCGTCGGTCCAAACAAGCAGCTCATCTATCACAATGTCAATGGAACACAAGTTCCGTATCCCAGCAACGTCATTCCTACCGCAGATCTTTCTCCCCAGGCACTCAATCTGCTGCAGCTGCTGCCTACACCAAACACCACCGGCATCGCCGGCCTGGCCAACAACTATTCATCAAGCGGCACCGGCATTTTCAACAACAACCAATGGGACGAGCGAGTAGATTGGCAGGCCACCCAGAAGACCCACGTCTTCGAGCGTTTCAGCCGCTTCACCAGCACTCTCACAGGTACAACGCTCTTTGGAGCAGCGGGCGGCCCGGGCTTCGGAATTAACGGCTACGGCGGCAACTCCACGGGCGCGGATGACAGCCTGGCGGCTGGCTTTGACATGGCCATCAATGCCTCGCTGCTGACCGATTTCCGCGTCGGCTATTACCGCTACAACGTCATCGATGTGATGTACGACCAGACCATCGCATTCGCTAGCCAACTCGGAATTCCCAACATGAACCTCGGAACTCCTGACACGGATGGCGCCCCCTACTTCAACATTGCCGATCTCACGATCACCGGCGCCAATGGCCCCAACAATCCTACGAACGGTGGCGCTCAGTACGGCAGCGGACTCAACCTGAACCGGTGCAACTGCCCGCTAACCGAGCGCGAGGACCAATATCAGATTGTCAATAATTGGACCAAGATCATCGGCAATCACTCGGTCAAATTCGGCGCCGACCTTCGCTATGCACGCAATCTGCGCGTGCCCAGCGACCAAAGCCGCGTAGGTATTTTGAATATCGGCTCTGGCCCAACTTCCAATGGCAACGGCTCGGGCGGCCTTGGCATGGCCACCTTCCTGCTGGGCGACGTTACCCTATTGCAGCGGTACGTCAGCTCTTCTACGAATGCCAAGGAATTCCAGAAACGTTTGTTCTTCTACGGACAGGACACTTGGCATCCCAGTCCTAAGCTAACAGTCAACCTCGGATTGCGTTACGAGTTCTATTTCCCTGAAGTCGTGAATGGCGCGGGAAATGGCGCTCTGATGAACCTGAACGACGGCTTTATCCGGGTTGCCGGAGTCGGAGGCATCGGCACCAACATGAACTGGAGTCTGCCATCCAATGCGTGGAACCCACGCATTGGTGTCGCCTATCAACTTGACGATAAGACGGTCATTCGCTCCGGCTACGGGCGCAGTTTCGATATCGGCGTCTTCGGCTCCATTTTCGGACACGTGGTAACGCAGAACCTTCCGGTCCTGGCAAAGCAAGCGTTCGGAAATAACAGCTCGACAGCTGCCGCCTTCACTTTGGCCCAGGGCCCACCACTCAACGTTTTTCCGACCGTTCCGTCTAATGGCTTGCTCCCGGCCCCGAATTACAACGTCAGCGTGAATGCGCGTCCGGACGGTTTGCGGCTGCCGACACTGGATGCATGGAACCTCAGTGTTCAGCGTTCCATCACTCCAACGTTGTCCGTCACGATGGCCTATGTAGGCAATAAAGGCACCCACACGCTCGCCGGCGGTGATGGAAACAATACCAACCCGAATGAGCCTGGTATCTTCCTTCCCGGCGCGCAGAGCATCAATGGCCAGACCTTGCACTATGACCCGAGCGTACCTGGCAATACCATTTCTGCGAACAACGGCGTTTCACAGACCCAACTTCTGCAGCGCTACTACGGAGGCACATTACCCGCCTGTCAGAATGCTGGGTATATCGCCGGCATTCTGCAATACCAGGCGCAGAACCCCAAAGCCTTCCCGTCAACCATCGTACCGGGGCAATGCGGATGGACCCAAAGCATCGGCTACTACTCGGATAATCTGGATACCCACTTCAATGCCTTACAGGCAACCATGGCCAAGCAATTCACAAAGGGTCTTTCCTTCACCGTGAATTACGCCTGGCAACGCGGGTTCAACTACAACTCCGGCTACTCATCTTGGGAGAAATCAGCAGTATACGGGCGTGACGAGGCCATTCGCGAAAACCAGGTCGTCGGCTTCGGTGTCTGGCAACTCCCGTTTGGCAAGAAGGGGATGGTCGCCACCAATGTTCCCACCTGGGCTGACTACATCATCGGGGGTTGGCAATTCAGCCCGACGATCAACTGGGCTACTGGGCTTCCCTTCACCCTCGGCTACGCGGAATGCAATACGGCCGTTCCAGGAGGCGGCGCTCCCTGCTATCCAAACGGCAGCGGAAGCTTCCTGAAGACCAATTTGAGCAGTTTCGACCCTGTAGCTCATCAACGCACCTACTTCATCGGAACCAAAACTCCGCTGACCCAGGCGTCATTCCAGGGCTTCTCCGCTCCTGCGCTTGACAATATCGGTACGGCGGGGCGCGACAGCGTCTACGGCCCGCATGTCTTCACCGCAGACATGTCGCTGCAAAAGACAATTCCAATTTGGGAAAGCGTGAGCGCCCAGTTCCGTTTGGATGCTTACAACGTCTTCAACCACATGAATGCCGGCAACCCCGGCCAGACCAACATCGACGGCGGCAACGGAACAATCAGCCAGGGTCCGTTTATCAATGGCTACAGCAACCCGCGTCAACTTCAACTCGGTTTCAGAGTTGAGTTCTAG
- a CDS encoding tetratricopeptide repeat protein, whose translation MLAQGKLDQSLAELNTLGKQTPEPLGVERLRGFIFYQQSKFVEADAAFAKALAQDPHDTEAMQLRGVTLFRMGKAADAIPLLEQAHASISEANIDPNYVLGVAYMQVGRLDDARHAFAAQYGFPADSAPAYLLAARMFFHQENVPAAHASASKALQLNPSLPLAHQLLGEIALATGDIPGAIAELEKEQQLNPLNGELYDRLGDAYLRNRQFTEAQHALNRAVLLEPNATGPYILLGKLMLNQQNPVMAGMYLERARQMDPANYMTHFLLGQVYRTEGRREDAAREFQTAEQLQSSRSSKMEAPH comes from the coding sequence ATGTTGGCTCAAGGCAAGCTCGATCAATCGCTCGCAGAATTGAACACTCTCGGCAAACAGACACCGGAGCCGCTTGGAGTCGAACGCCTGCGCGGGTTCATCTTTTACCAGCAAAGCAAGTTTGTTGAAGCTGACGCCGCCTTCGCCAAGGCGCTCGCACAAGACCCGCATGACACGGAAGCCATGCAGCTGCGCGGAGTCACGCTCTTCCGCATGGGCAAAGCAGCGGACGCAATTCCCCTGCTCGAACAGGCCCACGCCTCAATATCAGAGGCGAACATCGATCCCAATTACGTGCTCGGCGTAGCCTACATGCAGGTCGGACGTCTCGACGACGCGCGCCACGCCTTCGCCGCACAATACGGCTTTCCAGCAGATTCTGCTCCAGCCTACTTGCTCGCCGCTCGCATGTTTTTTCATCAGGAGAATGTACCCGCAGCCCACGCCTCTGCAAGCAAGGCTCTGCAATTAAACCCCAGTCTGCCGCTGGCGCATCAGCTCCTCGGCGAAATAGCCCTCGCCACCGGCGACATACCCGGCGCAATTGCCGAGCTTGAAAAAGAGCAACAACTCAATCCGCTCAACGGTGAACTCTACGACCGCCTCGGCGACGCCTATCTGCGCAACCGGCAATTCACCGAGGCACAGCATGCTCTCAATCGCGCTGTTCTCCTTGAACCCAACGCCACCGGTCCGTATATCCTTCTGGGCAAGCTGATGTTGAACCAACAGAATCCAGTCATGGCGGGCATGTATCTTGAACGAGCCCGGCAAATGGACCCGGCTAACTACATGACGCACTTCCTCCTCGGGCAGGTCTATCGCACTGAAGGTCGCCGCGAGGATGCAGCTCGCGAGTTCCAGACTGCGGAACAACTCCAGTCCTCCCGCTCCTCCAAAATGGAAGCGCCGCACTGA